A region of Massilia sp. KIM DNA encodes the following proteins:
- the pyrE gene encoding orotate phosphoribosyltransferase, with protein MSNLRQEFIAFSVATGVLRFGEFTTKAGRQSPYFFNAGLFHDGATLGQLAQFYAQTLIDSGVQFDMLFGPAYKGITLASATAVALAGKGRNTSYAYNRKEAKDHGEGGTIVGAKLQGKVVIVDDVISAGTSVRESVDMIRAAGAEPAAVLIALDRMERSGKDGALSENSAVQEVAREFGIPVISIANLEDLFGYLSGAAADPRLAQFKDAVAAYRARYGV; from the coding sequence GTGAGCAATTTGCGCCAAGAGTTTATCGCGTTTTCGGTCGCGACGGGAGTGCTGAGGTTCGGCGAGTTCACCACCAAGGCGGGGCGCCAGTCGCCTTACTTCTTCAACGCCGGCCTGTTCCATGACGGCGCGACCCTGGGCCAGCTGGCGCAGTTCTATGCCCAGACCCTGATCGATTCGGGCGTGCAGTTCGACATGCTGTTCGGGCCGGCCTACAAGGGCATCACCCTGGCCTCGGCGACCGCGGTGGCGCTGGCTGGCAAGGGCCGCAACACCTCGTATGCCTACAACCGCAAGGAAGCCAAGGACCACGGCGAGGGCGGCACCATCGTCGGCGCCAAGCTGCAGGGCAAGGTGGTGATCGTGGACGACGTGATCTCGGCCGGCACCTCGGTGCGCGAGTCGGTGGACATGATCCGCGCGGCCGGGGCGGAGCCGGCGGCGGTGCTGATCGCCCTGGACCGCATGGAGCGTTCGGGCAAGGATGGCGCGCTGTCGGAGAATTCGGCGGTGCAGGAAGTGGCGCGCGAGTTCGGGATTCCGGTGATCTCGATCGCCAACCTGGAGGATCTGTTCGGCTATCTGTCGGGGGCGGCGGCGGATCCGCGGCTGGCGCAGTTCAAGGATGCGGTGGCTGCGTACCGCGCGCGTTACGGCGTTTGA
- a CDS encoding exodeoxyribonuclease III: protein MPRIISANLNGIRSAHKKGFFNWLANQNADFVCVQELKAQEADMTEDFLRPHGYHGHFHYASKKGYSGTGIYSRLAPDNKRIGFGCMEFDDEGRYTRCDFGNLTVISVYCPSGSSSPERQEAKFRFMEVFLPHLMELKAEGREVVICGDWNIAHKEIDLKNWKSNQKNSGFLPEERAWMTRIFDEVGLVDVHRVVAPEAADYTWWSNRGQAWAKNVGWRIDYHVATPGIAATAHAVSIYKDERFSDHAPLIIDYAHPL, encoded by the coding sequence ATGCCACGCATTATCTCCGCTAACCTCAACGGTATCCGTTCCGCCCACAAGAAGGGCTTTTTTAACTGGCTCGCCAACCAGAACGCGGATTTCGTCTGCGTGCAGGAACTCAAGGCCCAGGAAGCCGACATGACCGAGGACTTCCTGCGCCCGCACGGTTACCACGGCCATTTCCACTACGCATCGAAGAAAGGCTATTCGGGCACCGGCATCTATAGCCGCCTGGCGCCGGACAACAAGCGCATCGGCTTCGGCTGCATGGAGTTCGACGACGAAGGCCGCTATACCCGTTGCGATTTCGGAAATCTGACCGTCATCTCGGTGTACTGCCCCTCGGGCTCGTCCTCGCCCGAGCGCCAGGAAGCCAAGTTCCGCTTCATGGAAGTCTTCCTGCCCCACCTGATGGAGCTGAAGGCCGAGGGCCGCGAAGTGGTCATCTGCGGCGACTGGAACATCGCCCACAAGGAAATCGACCTGAAGAACTGGAAGAGCAACCAGAAGAACTCGGGCTTCCTGCCGGAAGAGCGGGCCTGGATGACCCGCATCTTCGACGAGGTCGGCCTGGTCGACGTGCACCGCGTGGTGGCGCCCGAGGCTGCCGACTATACCTGGTGGAGCAACCGCGGCCAGGCCTGGGCCAAGAACGTGGGCTGGCGCATCGATTACCACGTCGCCACCCCGGGCATCGCGGCCACCGCCCACGCGGTTTCGATCTACAAGGACGAGCGCTTCTCGGACCACGCCCCCCTGATCATCGACTACGCCCACCCGCTGTGA